A stretch of DNA from Lotus japonicus ecotype B-129 chromosome 4, LjGifu_v1.2:
CAATAGTCCAATGTTATGTTTACAACATGTATGACTTACATTTTGATATGGTACTTCACTGACATGTGACTCATGGTATCAAGGATTGGTTCTGGTATGGCCACTAATTTCTCTGTTGGATTTCATGGATTGGTTCTGTTATGGGCCGTGGAGTTGGTGATAGCATGAAGTTTAACAAGGGACTTTTGCTTTTGTGTCTTAAGGCTGCAGCTGGGTGGTTTCTTTTTTGTCTTTCCTGGAGAATGTTAGTATAGTATAGGTCTAAGTCCTCTTTTTCCTTACATGGTTTTTATCCCTTAGGGGTTTTTCcttgtaaggttttaatgaggcttttCCTATAGTATACTCTCAAAGGATTTGGGTTTTGGTTTTGGGGCTAGTGGTGttttgtaattaatttttattttttttttttagacccttttattttccttttgttcCTTTGTATTAGTTtggaagtaccccttgtacttcatattCAATATAGTTTCTacatggcttatcaaaaaaaaataagcaaGAAGTGGGGCTAAACTACTAGGGGGAACCGACCAAGCCTGAAGATCACACTGCATGCGTAAACCAAAAGTTGCTAACCAATCCGCACAAGAGTTGGCTTCCTTGCAGACGTGAATAAAAGAGATGTGCCAAGGACAAAAAGCAATAGAAACAATCACATTCAATAACAATGTCACATGAGACACCAACGCAGGAGCCTCCACCAAACGAAGTTGCTTTCGGAGATGCTCCATTGGAAACATAGTTCACAAGCAAGGATGAGGCCTGACTTAATTGCCAACACCTCTGCAAAAAAGGGGCTCGAGCTAGCCGAACAACTCGAGAAACCAATGAATCATTGTCGAGGAGGCCTCTGGTGCTCACCACGCTCATCCCTCACTTGAAGCCACAATCGGTATTCAACTTCACCAGCTGAGGAGAAGGGACCGCCATATGATAGACGAAGCTCCAGCTATAGAGGAAAGCCTATTGCTCCCAAGGAACTCAGCACACTCATCTTCCATCATCACCCTGATCAATGGTCCAGGGAGCACTCCTAAGCCgaatatttagtattttttcctTGAGTCGGACCTTAGGAGGAAGAtactaaattttaaataatagagAGATATAAATCCTGGTATGAAGCAGGGGTCAAATTTGACAATGCTTCAAGAGTGCCCAGGCCATGCAATAGACGATTGGTTGCAAATGCATACATTTTATAACGAACTACAATCTGACTCTAAAGTTTCAATAGATACTACTGCACCAGGGGGTCGCTGATGTGTATGGGAAAAGCCGAAGCATTCGGCCTCCTCAGAAAGATGGTAGAAAACTACCACCAGTGGGGAGGAGGAGAACATCAAACAAAGAAAGAGACCACAGCAATTGGAAATCAGGAAATGTAAGAGATCACAAGAGTCACAACTCACAACCAATGAAAAATTTATGTATTacaggatttgacctcaaaagTGAAGAAGTCCCTATAGAGAACAAACTAATACAATAACAATGTTGAAATTATAACCATGTGTGTACATGTATATCACAAACTATGAAAGTTAAATGATTCTTTTCCCTGGGCGAATGAGACTCGAGTAGAATTGCAAGTACCATAATCACATCACAAGTTTAATCGGCGAGCATCATATGCTTGGTTCTCCTTTTTGATATTTGCAGCCCTGCAACTGCCAACTGGTACAAACTATTGAACTAACCTTATAGAGACTGAAGTAAGTCACATTAGCTAAAAGAATGATAATCTGAACAACTTCACCAAGGTAAGTTACAATTCCCTCAAAATGGGCCAACCCTTTTTTATAATCTCATTGATCTTTGCATCAATATGCTTTTGGATATTTGGAGGGCAAAGCTCAGCTACATATCCATTTAGTTTTGTTGCTAGGCTAGACCTCTCAAGCTCCTCTTCCGGCAGGTTCCCAATTAACTGAAGAAGGAATGTGTTTTGCTTGAGTTCAAATTTCTGCATATTTACAACAGAACAGGCAATGTCAATCAGTGATATGTAGCAAAAGTCACTGATTTTAGAAAATCGACAGGcagttggatttttttttcttactttctATAGAAAATTGAAATTACTAAAATTATCTAATAGAAGGCAACAAAATGAACTCAGTTTCCAACTGTCTatattttctattgttcttGGACACAATAACAACATACAGAGTGTATCAATGGGTGGCAGTTCAATGTAGAATTTAGGGCCCATATGTTTATACTTTAAAAAAACATgactatatatataataaacatTTTTTTGCAACTTCTCCAAAAACTATTATTTGAACttctaagaaataaaaaattctgAGTCAATGTTTTTTCCCTGAAAAATGTTGCCTAATTATTACAATTTTTCTAAAACAcatcttttaattaaaaattcttttttctttaaaaaaaggcttaaatatgttggaggtcctcCTAAAATATGAgtcctttggttaaggcccctataaatttttttgggtggaataagcccctaatctgaaaataatatatagtgataaaccCTTGCCGTGAGGTTctgtttaatttctgatgattCTGAAAACGGCGTTGATgtggattatattttgtgaaaattattcaattaaagagggtgccacgtaagtaaattagggttataaaaataaaaacccaaagcaaaaaacccaagtaaaatccccaaacgtacttgggtttttattttattttttatttttttcaaccctcatttacttacgtgacaccctctttaattgaataattttcacaaaatataatcgtttgcagaatcatcagaAATATAACGGAACCTCATGACAGGGGCTTattactatatattattttcacattaggggcttattccacccaaaaaaatttgtaggggccttaaccaaaggacccctattttagagggacctccaaaatatttaagccttaaaaaaaatacacaaataAATGAGTCTTTATTCCTCATGCTTCATATCTTCTTTTATGAAAAAGGGGCACTTGTGGACCTCAAAAATCCTAATAGCCCTACTGCTGAAATGCACAACACAAACAAGTGTTGTGACAACATGAGCAATGAGTTAGTTATGAAATCTAACTGAAATGGATACCAGCAGTAGTACCAAGAATTTGGACAAGTAAGCAATTCAATCTTAGTGATGCAAGGATATGCCAAAATTGGTGGCATATTCATATCCAATACCATTACTCTCCAATATGTGACATCTATATTTCTGgtcttttcttatatttttgtGTGGATGCCCACTGTCCTCAAAGTAAAAAAACCTAGACATAGATTGAAGCCCCATTTTCACCAATTACCGCCTTACAAGTATTTTCTCACCATTTTAATTTTTCCCTCACCAAAATAATACTAAGTATCAGACTTTCATCCTCACAAATGACAAAACAAGCTAGAGAATACATGGGACTCAGGTTAGGATTATTATAAAAcgataaatttaattttattctttttgcATCTATCAATATACCTAACTGTATCTTAATCAGAGAAAAATCACTGTTTGTTTATTGCTATGTATTAGATACTTGTACCCAGATCTGTGCAACATAGAAGAAAATGCTATTCTCAGAATTTGGGAATACAAAACCTGGTGCTCTGGTTCTGCAGGGTAAAATGTTCCAAGTTGTAGAATTTGAGTAGTCACAATGCTGCTTCTTGACCTGGTTTGCTCCTGTTCTTTGCTAACAGCAGCCATTCTTGATTCTTCAGTTccattaacaaaaataatagaTCTGTCAGAATGTAAGTATAGCTCAGTACTAAGCACTTAGTGTGAAGTTGGATATGGGGGAAGATCACAAGAAACAGCATCTGGCATCAATACTCTCACTACCTGTACTGATTACCCACATCAGGACCTTGGCCATACACTTGTCGGGGATCATGACTTGACCAAAAAATATCAATGAGTTCCCTAAAACTAATCAGCCGTGTGTCATACTCAACCTGCATTGTATAAGCAAACAAAATTCgcaaatttaataaaatatccaAGCTCAACTCACCGCATTAATAAATCAATGAAGCTATATTTGGAGTTTAAGGTGTAGGATTGATTGATGAACTTATCCTGATTATGGTCTAAAAGCAAATCACACGATGCGTTCAACCTTCTGAAAAAGTATCAATATATGGTAGTCAACATGAACTACAGGATAAAGAAAAGCATAGCTTAGTAAAGCATTATGCACTGTTATATTTATCAAATGTATAACTAAGTATAGGGAACCTTAAGTATAAGCTGCTCTTTTCACGGACCTATGATTCCAAAGTTATTTGACAAATATCATAATCCTTGCCATCCGCAACTTAAACTGCCAAGCCACCCTAAATTCTTCCAAAAACGAAATTATTCCATGTGTCATTAAAGCACACCGATTTATAACTGTCAAACCAAGTGATAAAAGACGGTTATCTGGCTGTGGCCTTCGGATACTTCTAAGAAGTGTGCAAAATTTCCCTCAAGCAATAGATTGACAAGTGCAAGGGAAGGCTTCCTACAAAAGTTCCACAACGGACCTGACTTTTCTCTAGACCATAGTAGTCAATCTCGGATAGCGGCGCGTAGCGGCCGGCCCCAAAAGTGGGATAGCGGGATGGCCGCTATTcagattttttataaataattttatataatttagaGTTTAATACTATATACATATAGATGCCAAACAATGTCAAATATTGCCtaaaattcataacattcatAATAGAAATATAAATCATAAGTCTTGAACAATAACACGCAACTAAAAACAACTCAAAAGCAAGGTAAAGAAGTTGGATTTGCAAATCTGAATGAAGAATAAAGCCCCATTATTTCAAGTTTGACCTAAAATGGCCCTGAGAAGTCCTAAAATGCCCCTAAAAAGGTTCCCCGACGATTTAAAACCGAGGGGCTTGAGTCATTTTTCCCTTCGTCCATACAGCACCGCGATTTCCCGCCATTCGCCGCGATCTGCCGCTATTTTGGCCGCTATTCGCCCCGCTACGGCCGCTATTGTGAAGTGCGCCgctattttatttcaatagCGGCAGGGAGCCGCTCCGCTACGCCGCTATAGCAGCACTGTTGACTACTATGCTCTAGACCTTACCATGGAGGGAGCTATATTGCACCAGGTTGCCTTGTTTATTGGTTTGGCACATGCCTAATAACACCTACCCTTCGATGGAACCTTCACCAAACATTGTTAGGACTTGGCATTTCTTTGGAACAACTGGACCATGGGCTGTTAATGCGCTTGGATTCTTTAGAACTTTTATTTCTGTGTTTAACAGTGTTATCAAATTGCAGCCATGGCGGCGCCATGGCGTTTTTCCATATCAGGTTTTCGAAAAATGGCAACAGAAATCCCATGAGGTTGCATTTCTGGCGTGGTGGGCCATGGCAGCCGCCATTCCCATGGCCATTATGGCGGAATATCGCGCCATGGCGGACAGAGAACGCAGGCTTGACCTGGTAAGTCGCAGCGCCGTAGCGGTGTGAGAGGGAAGAGAGATGAAAACCCTATGCAACTGAGGTGAAAACCCCAAATTGCCACCATATTTAAACATTAGGCGAAGCCTTTTAAAGGGCATTTTGGGGGTTTCTCGTTAATTAACGAAACAATGTGTTTCATATATTTCACGTGTTTCATACCATCATCTTcctttttcctcctcctccttcagcCGCCATGGCATATGGCCCTTTTCTATTGCggtttttttgaaaaacacaaTGAACCGCGCCATCCGTCATTGATAACATTGGTGTTTAATAATTAGCAGGCagctctaatacaattcaagaAAATGGAACATCAAACTTACTAAACTACACCTAGGCCAAAAAATAAGGAGACTAACTACCCATTTGCATGCaaaccaaagagcacttattggagcttactAAGTGCATTTTCgagtagataagctccaataagctcGTATCCAAAGTGTTGTTCAAGGCGGATAGCGTAGCGCAGCGGCAAGCCCAAAAATCGCTATTGCGAGCACTATAGCGGCAAATAGCAGACAatagcggtgaatagtggagtagcCCCAGGGCGCTACGCTATAGCACGCTATAGCacgctattaacaagcctgatCCAAACGTGCTCTAACTAGTAACTACTCACTAATACTAATAATCATCAATAATTATGATAAGGCGAGGTATTTCAAACAAATCAACCAGCCCCTATACAAAACTACACCAAAACACTGAGACAATTCCATTGTTAAGAATACACATGAAATTTACTCAGAAGCTAACAAACACAACAATGTCCAACCAATTAGAAACTGATACTACAGAAGAAAGGAGGTTTCAGAATCCATTTTCTGTTGTCATTTCTTCCAAGATTGCATTTCAATTTCAAAGTTTCCTTTATTTTAAATTCAAGTTTTGTATGAAAATTCttgtaaatgaaaaagaaaatagaaaataaaaggaGTAAACTCATCGATTGCTAATGTTGCCACTATTAACAAAAATTCATGAATACAtcgaaagaaacaaagaaaatgcAAATAGAGAATCTGACCTGAACGGACTCGGCGTGATCAGCCAAGCTCCGATATTCAGGGTGGGGTTTGGATCCGCCGGCGTATCCAACGGTGGTCCGAACAACGCCGGGTATGCACCCGAAAACCGCTTCGGATCTCCAGAAGCTTCCGAGAGCGAACACGGCTGTCTGCAGGCGCTGTTGATCGGGTGGGTCGCGGGCGGGTTGGGCGACCCGATCAGGGAACCGGATGCAGAGAGCATCGTCGAAGAGGGATGCAATGAGCACGATGATGAATACTGAGACGAGATGATGGTGGCGGTTCCTCATTTTGCCCGGGGCGTCGCGTTTTGTTCTTGGTTAAAAGTGGCTATGCAAGTGTCAGTTGTCGTTTTTAGGAGGGGAGGCTCATCACAACACTCCACTCGTTTTAACTTTTTGACAATAATATTACACCAATGCAACACTTATTTGGCTTAAATAACTTTTGATCTAAAATGGTAAATTGTAAAGTGAATCAAATTGAGTCCTTTGAAATTTATTTCATCGAATTGAAtttctagaattttttttaattaaattaaatgaattttttttctcaattttgatTAGCCAACGGTCCAGTGGTACGGCTAGTCAACTAAGGATGACTATGTTaactttttcacatcaattttaatcccttaaaaaatattttagtcCAATTCTCTTCCACCttcgtcttcttcctcttcctccctAAGAAAACTATATGTTCATATTTGTTGTCTCTTACACACTAACAAAATTGTAtcaaatcaattaaaaatttaCAATTTACATAATTGAGTTTTAAAGGGAAACCAAAGATTGTAACAGGATTTGGACTAAGGAAGAACACGTTCCTCAAATACTTGGTTCGCCGCGTACAACTCATGTGAAGTAAAATTAGACATTCTAAATGAACCTCTCCGCTGCAGTAATAAAATCCAAAACAACAATCAACCGAGTCACACAAATCCTTTTCCACTCTCTGTTTCTCTTCTCCATTTCCATGATTCATTACTAAGTTTATTCAACACACACATATGAAGTTCAATAGTTGTTTAAGGATTTCGGGCcggtatttattttttttcatatgatGAACAAGAGAACTTATAATTCAAGTTCTGTCTCGGCTAGAATCGTTAAACGATGTTTGGTTTTTGTTTTGTGTATTGGGTTCTCAAAAAGTTTGCAACTTTGAAAATCTTGATCTTTTTTTTTGGACTCGGACATGTTTGTTCGCTTTAGACACAACACACAAAAACAAAGAGAGTTAACGCTTGACGGCGCCAGACACGCACTTCTTTATGCCTTTCGGACAGTTTGATTCGGAAGAACAACGTGAATATGATATACATATAGTTTTTTAgaattttgaatttctgagtttAAAGATCtaagttatggaggaagaggaagaaggtggaattaagagaaagaagatgaaggtcaaagaaaagggactaaaattgattaaaatatttttcaagggaCTAAAGTTGATGTGAAAAAATCCACGTGATTATCCTcagctgactaggcttgccattggaccgttgaccggtcaaaattaagcaaaaagacttaatatgattaaaagaaaattctagggatccaatttgatgcgaaatttTTTTAGGGACtcgatttgattccctttacaattactaGGACCAAAAGCTTATTTAAGCCTACTTATTTTtatgggttaaatatgttcgGGGCCCTGAACTATGGTGAGAAATCGGTATTCGTCCCTAAActaaatttttattgttttccaTCCTTAAACTTATAAAATCAGCTGGCTTCCATCCCTTTACCGGTTTGGGTCCTTACTTGGCATGCCAGCTTGTAGGTAAGTGTTGAAATGTCgattttgtttttatgtttttcttctaGGTAACATGAGTAATTACATTTTCCCCTCTTTTCCATTTCAGATATGGTTTTCATCCTCAATCTATCTTAATACTTtggcttaaagggtccaaaggcccctgagattacaaagggaatcaaatccaggacctagaaaaattttacatcaaattgggtccctaagaatttttttttaattcaattaaggccaaatcccAATTTCGTCCTAGTCACTAATTCCACTtggcattttttattttttttaattgaaaaataataaaaatttatttttttattctaacTCAGTtatttaagaagaaaaaaaaattaaaaaacttaacaAAATCCCTAATCTAATTCCAAAACTTAATCTAATCTACTTCTGGTCTGACATGGGCGTACCAATGCATAAGACACTTGGGCTGATCATTTTGTATATctaatgggccgggcaacccatggttcgTTTGGACCGAAACCCAAGTTATATAAAACAGgaaccacccaagcggtgggaggatctatcattttcacgcatttttcATCTTGTTCGTTCCTTATCGCTCTCAATTGATTAGCCCTTGCTTGATTTTCATTGGTCTATTTTACATTCCTTTCGTTCTAAATCGATTAGCCCGAGAGGatagttccataccggaacattggcgcccaccgtggggccgaaggatactttcctaggcttcagTTCTCACCgcgatggtgactcgatccg
This window harbors:
- the LOC130716290 gene encoding peptide methionine sulfoxide reductase A5, whose amino-acid sequence is MRNRHHHLVSVFIIVLIASLFDDALCIRFPDRVAQPARDPPDQQRLQTAVFALGSFWRSEAVFGCIPGVVRTTVGYAGGSKPHPEYRSLADHAESVQVEYDTRLISFRELIDIFWSSHDPRQVYGQGPDVGNQYRSIIFVNGTEESRMAAVSKEQEQTRSRSSIVTTQILQLGTFYPAEPEHQKFELKQNTFLLQLIGNLPEEELERSSLATKLNGYVAELCPPNIQKHIDAKINEIIKKGWPILREL